In Etheostoma spectabile isolate EspeVRDwgs_2016 chromosome 20, UIUC_Espe_1.0, whole genome shotgun sequence, the following are encoded in one genomic region:
- the bmf1 gene encoding BCL2 modifying factor 1 isoform X1 has product MDDEEDDVFEPDPHCWRTTFREIKCEDRGTQTPGPTLALNNGMLPCGVAEEPRPLFYGNAGFRLHFPAHFELVGDQEARGQESEGEQNGMEQLPHQQPVARSVEACIGQKLQLIGDQFHREHLQLCAVEATGMEDAWPQTTHYTMVRVTLSTKSVCCIKLLCCGGVV; this is encoded by the exons ATGGACGATGAGGAGGATGATGTGTTTGAGCCAGACCCCCACTGCTGGCGCACCACATTCAGGGAGATAAAGTGTGAAGACCGGGGAACACAGACACCTGGACCTACCCTGGCATTGAACAACGGCATGCTGCCTTGTGGAGTCGCAGAGGAGCCCAGACCACTCTTCTACG GCAACGCAGGTTTTCGATTGCACTTCCCAGCACACTTTGAGCTTGTTGGGGATCAGGAAGCGAGGGGACAAGAAAGTGAAGGGGAGCAAAACGGGATGGAGCAGCTTCCCCACCAGCAACCTGTGGCCCGCAGTGTGGAGGCCTGCATTGGCCAGAAACTCCAGCTGATAGGAGACCAGTTTCACCGGGAACACCTACAACTG TGTGCTGTGGAGGCAACTGGCATGGAGGATGCCTGGCCTCAAACAACACATTACACTATGGTCAGAGTGACACTGTCCACTAAGTCCGTGTGCTGCATAAAGTTGCTTTGCTGTGGGGGTGTTGTATGA
- the bmf1 gene encoding BCL2 modifying factor 1 isoform X2: protein MDDEEDDVFEPDPHCWRTTFREIKCEDRGTQTPGPTLALNNGMLPCGVAEEPRPLFYGNAGFRLHFPAHFELVGDQEARGQESEGEQNGMEQLPHQQPVARSVEACIGQKLQLIGDQFHREHLQLYHQNQRNQGRMWWRLAAALLSLLFDRGFIDGGGGAGRR from the exons ATGGACGATGAGGAGGATGATGTGTTTGAGCCAGACCCCCACTGCTGGCGCACCACATTCAGGGAGATAAAGTGTGAAGACCGGGGAACACAGACACCTGGACCTACCCTGGCATTGAACAACGGCATGCTGCCTTGTGGAGTCGCAGAGGAGCCCAGACCACTCTTCTACG GCAACGCAGGTTTTCGATTGCACTTCCCAGCACACTTTGAGCTTGTTGGGGATCAGGAAGCGAGGGGACAAGAAAGTGAAGGGGAGCAAAACGGGATGGAGCAGCTTCCCCACCAGCAACCTGTGGCCCGCAGTGTGGAGGCCTGCATTGGCCAGAAACTCCAGCTGATAGGAGACCAGTTTCACCGGGAACACCTACAACTG TATCATCAAAACCAAAGGAACCAGGGGCGGATGTGGTGGCGCCTGGCCGCAGCTCTGCTCAGCCTTCTCTTTGACAGGGGGTTCATTGATGGAGGAGGTGGAGCAGGACGGAGGTGA